Proteins co-encoded in one Euleptes europaea isolate rEulEur1 chromosome 1, rEulEur1.hap1, whole genome shotgun sequence genomic window:
- the MFSD6L gene encoding major facilitator superfamily domain-containing protein 6-like, with translation MSSNSQWDVNKALTLASLFHFLYGASNACTVPFLTLYFRQLGLTAPLVGIIIGLKHLITSLWAPLCSYLAKTHNKRKVLVTGSLLCSVGAGLLLTLIPPLSTDIAYKYCNVSLHSGKLLTATQEPEVSTVNFGPITDNKRPSTGFVGMASDGRVTAGRPATAHTSFKKDSSVNTSETNKQATDINTDKLQFIDGFSGEASASEKEIATTEQKLKALPVKGSVEATGSPTSSIVGISKSFEESGSSETTAHSTLHTGPAPFTETSYVFKNLSGRWGRAQDVSSQLLQGIDFLNREHQVFLMVLGAVVLWELLAAPLGWMVDDSLYEYLDFVDAADKYENLWIWNYLGASVAVCGVSVFVDQLSCFLTTNIPRFAVHFYGYAILITLTLLVSVFFPIPVSQKNEHINKTGKALNLIGSDGQTILCAVTVFLTGAIGSAVQNFLFWQMQDQGGSELNMGLVVAIGLMAEILLYVFKSKLLRALSGAGTVALSLSCLASQLLYYSFLWNAWAVLPIQILCAFSNGALWWAVNMLTDDIATPGTERPLHLVLQGLSCGCGASLGSFAGGFVVNSFGLAMLYRACSVTLVLWLILFLIVHTKLPRQKKINYSRLLAADSSDSDDDKERDWLVKAMKDENFSRNW, from the coding sequence ATGAGTTCAAACAGCCAGTGGGATGTAAACAAAGCGCTGACTCTTGCGAGCCTCTTCCATTTTCTTTATGGGGCAAGCAACGCCTGCACCGTCCCCTTTTTAACTCTGTACTTTCGGCAGCTGGGGTTGACTGCACCATTAGTAGGGATTATCATAGGGCTGAAACACTTAATCACTTCCCTTTGGGCCCCACTGTGCTCCTATCTAGCAAAAACCCACAATAAAAGGAAAGTTCTCGTCACTGGATCTCTGTTGTGCTCCGTTGGAGCAGGTTTGCTTCTTACTCTCATCCCACCTCTGAGCACAGACATTGCCTATAAATACTGTAACGTGAGCCTGCACTCAGGGAAACTACTGACTGCAACCCAGGAGCCTGAAGTTAGTACAGTGAATTTCGGGCCCATCACTGATAACAAAAGACCATCTACTGGATTCGTAGGAATGGCTTCTGATGGTAGGGTGACTGCCGGAAGGCCAGCAACAGCGCAtacatcatttaaaaaagacTCCTCTGTAAACACTTCTGAGACAAACAAGCAAGCCACTGACATTAATACTGATAAACTGCAATTCATTGATGGCTTTTCAGGGGAGGCGTCTGCTTCTGAGAAAGAAATCGCCACAACAGAACAAAAGTTAAAAGCTCTTCCTGTGAAAGGGTCTGTGGAGGCAACCGGAAGCCCTACGAGTAGCATTGTGGGTATCAGCAAGAGTTTTGAGGAAAGTGGCTCTTCGGAGACAACTGCTCACTCCACACTTCACACAGGCCCAGCACCATTTACAGAGACTTcctatgtttttaaaaacctgtcaGGCCGATGGGGGAGAGCTCAGGATGTCAGCTCGCAGCTACTGCAAGGTATTGACTTCTTGAACAGGGAGCATCAGGTCTTCCTCATGGTTctaggtgctgttgtgctgtggGAGCTCCTGGCGGCGCCTCTTGGGTGGATGGTCGATGACAGCCTCTATGAGTACCTTGATTTTGTGGATGCTGCGGACAAATATGAGAATCTTTGGATCTGGAATTACTTGGGGGCATCCGTGGCAGTCTGCGGTGTGTCGGTATTTGTGGATCAGCTGAGCTGCTTCTTGACCACAAATATCCCACGATTCGCAGTGCATTTTTATGGCTATGCCATACTGATAACCTTAACGTTACTCGTCAGTGTCTTCTTCCCCATCCCTGTGTCCCAAAAAAATGAACATATCAATAAAACAGGCAAAGCTCTGAACCTCATTGGGAGCGATGGCCAAACCATCCTGTGCGCCGTCACCGTCTTCCTCACGGGGGCCATCGGCTCAGCTGTGCAGAATTTTCTTTTCTGGCAAATGCAGGACCAAGGTGGCAGCGAGCTGAACATGGGCCTTGTGGTGGCCATTGGACTGATGGCTGAAATTCTGCTCTACGTCTTCAAAAGCAAGTTGCTGCGGGCACTCTCAGGCGCTGGCACAGTGGCCTTGAGCCTAAGCTGCCTGGCATCTCAGCTACTCTACTACTCATTTCTGTGGAACGCCTGGGCAGTACTGCCAATCCAGATCCTCTGTGCCTTCAGCAATGGTGCCTTGTGGTGGGCTGTGAACATGCTGACAGATGACATTGCCACCCCTGGCACAGAGAGGCCTCTGCATCTAGTTTTACAAGGTCTCTCTTGTGGGTGCGGAGCCAGTCTGGGCAGCTTTGCAGGAGGGTTTGTGGTGAACAGTTTTGGCCTGGCCATGCTCTACAGAGCCTGCTCCGTTACTTTAGTTCTCTGGCTGATCCTGTTCTTGATTGTCCACACCAAGTTACcgaggcaaaaaaaaattaactattcCCGTCTGCTAGCCGCAGATTCGAGTGACTCTGATGATGATAAAGAAAGGGACTGGTTAGTGAAAGCTATGAAAGATGAAAACTTCAGTAGGAACTGGTAG